A DNA window from Microcystis aeruginosa NIES-843 contains the following coding sequences:
- a CDS encoding MotA/TolQ/ExbB proton channel family protein, with translation MWPLLFLSILALSTIIERIWFWSRTLLSEGQILNRIMESAIRNWDLAAKVAGDSRNHPIGSYLYAPLRLENPDPEVFHFALESAADEQLSLMKRGDKILEAVIALSPLLGLLGTVLGLITSLANIQLSDLGTSSTAGVTLGISEALISTATGLIVAIFSLAFYRVFQGLWFNQARIFRKAGSDLEIIYRQRWLHQEDQQYALSANLEKPLDR, from the coding sequence ATGTGGCCGCTGCTTTTTCTGTCTATTTTAGCTCTTAGCACTATTATCGAACGAATTTGGTTTTGGAGTCGTACTCTCCTCAGTGAGGGCCAGATTTTAAATCGCATTATGGAATCCGCCATCCGTAACTGGGATTTGGCGGCAAAAGTCGCTGGAGATTCCCGCAATCACCCCATTGGTAGCTATCTCTACGCACCCCTGCGCTTAGAAAATCCAGATCCAGAGGTTTTTCACTTTGCCCTCGAATCGGCTGCCGATGAACAATTATCCCTAATGAAACGGGGCGATAAAATCCTTGAGGCAGTCATTGCCCTTTCTCCCCTGTTAGGATTATTAGGGACGGTACTCGGTTTAATTACCTCTTTGGCCAATATTCAATTAAGTGACCTGGGAACTTCCTCGACGGCGGGAGTAACTTTAGGTATTAGTGAAGCTTTAATTTCCACCGCTACCGGCTTAATTGTCGCTATTTTTAGCCTCGCTTTCTATCGTGTTTTTCAGGGACTCTGGTTCAATCAAGCCCGAATTTTTCGCAAGGCCGGCAGTGATTTAGAAATTATCTACCGCCAACGCTGGTTACACCAAGAAGACCAACAATACGCCCTCAGTGCTAACCTAGAAAAACCTCTCGATCGCTAA
- a CDS encoding ExbD/TolR family protein, with product MAETKSLNHKKPKSSHITARPLKLWHDQHRIQEDVQVNIIPLIDVIFCILTFFILGAVGLSRQQAISLDLPKASTATTPMREMLVVSLDDFGQLYVEKQMVTRAQLFEAIKNYHQYSPNGLMVLNASRNASYNEVVGVLDLLRQVGGDRVALATLSGEANNPTLENSNPLPNLPTNPTLPSLPNPLGSN from the coding sequence ATGGCCGAAACTAAATCTCTTAACCACAAAAAGCCAAAAAGTAGCCATATTACGGCTCGTCCGCTCAAATTATGGCATGATCAACACCGCATTCAAGAGGATGTGCAGGTTAATATCATTCCCTTGATCGATGTAATTTTCTGTATTCTCACTTTCTTTATTCTCGGTGCAGTGGGATTATCTCGCCAACAGGCTATCAGTCTCGATTTACCGAAAGCTAGTACCGCCACCACCCCGATGCGGGAAATGTTGGTGGTTAGTCTCGATGATTTCGGACAACTCTACGTCGAAAAACAAATGGTGACTCGCGCCCAGTTGTTCGAGGCGATCAAGAATTATCATCAATATAGTCCCAATGGACTGATGGTACTGAATGCCTCCAGAAATGCCAGTTATAACGAAGTGGTTGGGGTTTTAGACCTACTGCGACAGGTAGGCGGTGATCGTGTGGCTTTAGCGACTCTATCGGGGGAGGCTAATAATCCCACCCTGGAAAATAGCAATCCTTTGCCCAATTTGCCGACTAATCCCACCTTGCCCAGTTTACCCAATCCTCTGGGCAGCAATTAA
- the csaB gene encoding polysaccharide pyruvyl transferase CsaB, whose protein sequence is MRAVICGYYGRGNGGDEALLVSLLQMLPSAIKPIVLSNNPRETSQRYGVEACPSRDWWQVFQTMKKADIFIWGGGSLMQDVTSFASPIYYGGLMALAQLLGLKTIAWGQGIGPLNRPFTRWLTKKVLQKCSLVSVRDDTSAHLVANWGIHPIVAPDPVWALDAQSVKGLSDLPAPRIAVNLRPHPLLTPAKLDKLTQALIDLQISTGAFILLVPFQKSRDLPLCEAVACQLRENHKIISLEDPRQLKGLFRGVEMVIGMRFHSLIMAAAEDCRCFALSYDPKVSRLIAEVPMPGWELDQLPEAVNDISTTWIDFYANGEGLTSDRKHFLIDRALIHREILSRLVS, encoded by the coding sequence ATGCGTGCAGTAATTTGTGGATATTATGGGAGAGGAAACGGAGGAGATGAGGCATTATTAGTGTCTCTATTGCAGATGTTGCCCTCAGCAATTAAACCTATTGTTTTGTCAAATAATCCCAGAGAAACCAGTCAACGTTATGGAGTGGAAGCCTGTCCTAGTAGGGATTGGTGGCAAGTTTTTCAAACTATGAAAAAAGCGGATATATTTATCTGGGGTGGCGGCAGTTTAATGCAGGATGTCACCAGTTTTGCCAGTCCAATTTATTACGGTGGTTTAATGGCTCTTGCTCAATTATTGGGCTTAAAAACTATTGCTTGGGGGCAGGGAATTGGACCATTAAATAGACCTTTTACCCGTTGGTTAACCAAAAAAGTTTTACAAAAATGTAGTTTAGTTAGTGTGCGCGATGATACTTCGGCTCATTTAGTCGCCAATTGGGGTATTCATCCCATTGTTGCCCCCGATCCAGTATGGGCTTTAGACGCTCAATCAGTCAAGGGATTATCGGATTTACCCGCCCCAAGAATCGCCGTCAATTTACGTCCCCATCCCCTATTAACCCCGGCAAAATTAGATAAATTAACCCAAGCTTTAATTGATTTACAAATCAGTACGGGGGCGTTTATTCTCTTAGTCCCTTTTCAAAAGTCGCGGGATTTGCCCCTTTGTGAAGCTGTAGCCTGTCAATTAAGGGAAAATCATAAAATCATTAGTTTAGAGGATCCAAGACAGTTAAAAGGCTTATTTCGCGGGGTAGAAATGGTGATCGGAATGCGCTTTCATAGTTTAATTATGGCCGCAGCAGAAGATTGTCGTTGTTTTGCCCTGAGTTATGATCCGAAAGTGTCGCGATTAATTGCCGAAGTACCGATGCCGGGTTGGGAATTAGATCAGTTACCAGAGGCAGTTAATGATATTAGTACCACTTGGATTGATTTTTATGCCAATGGAGAGGGATTAACCAGCGATCGCAAACATTTTTTAATCGATCGAGCTTTAATTCATCGAGAAATTTTATCTAGATTGGTGAGCTAA